In one Polaribacter sp. ALD11 genomic region, the following are encoded:
- a CDS encoding ABC transporter permease: MQRDKWLFEISPKNNLFDLNLKEVWQYRDLLMLFVKRDVVTLYKQTILGPLWYLIQPLFTSVIFTLVFNNIAGISTGSVPPFLFNLAGVTIWNYFKECLTATSDTFKKNEAIFGKVYFPRVIMPMSIVISNLLKFGIQIFIFICFYLYYYLTGYEITPNAYILFFPLLIIAMGMMGLGLGMLISSMVTKYRDLTFLVSFGVQLLMYLSAVMYPLDLMREKLINIDGGIDYSWVVDYNPIAHLIELGRFMLLNDGTYSTFGIIYTSIFTIVIFFLGLLVFNKTEKTFIDTI, from the coding sequence ATGCAGCGAGATAAATGGCTTTTTGAAATATCCCCCAAAAACAATTTATTCGATTTAAATTTAAAAGAAGTTTGGCAATATAGAGATTTACTAATGCTTTTTGTAAAGCGAGATGTTGTAACTTTATATAAGCAAACCATTTTAGGTCCTTTATGGTACTTAATTCAGCCACTTTTTACCTCTGTAATTTTTACTTTAGTATTTAATAATATAGCAGGAATTTCAACAGGAAGTGTACCTCCTTTTTTATTCAATTTAGCAGGTGTAACTATTTGGAACTATTTTAAAGAATGCTTAACAGCAACCTCTGATACCTTTAAAAAGAACGAAGCTATTTTTGGAAAAGTCTATTTTCCGAGGGTAATAATGCCTATGTCTATTGTAATTTCTAATTTATTGAAATTCGGAATTCAGATTTTTATTTTTATCTGTTTCTATTTATACTATTATTTAACAGGATATGAAATAACTCCTAATGCATATATCTTATTTTTTCCGCTGTTAATTATCGCAATGGGAATGATGGGTTTAGGTTTAGGAATGCTTATTTCTTCTATGGTTACAAAATATAGAGATTTAACCTTTTTAGTTTCTTTTGGTGTTCAATTGTTAATGTATCTATCAGCTGTAATGTATCCATTAGATTTAATGAGAGAGAAATTAATAAATATAGATGGAGGGATTGATTACTCTTGGGTTGTAGATTATAACCCGATTGCTCACCTCATAGAGCTTGGAAGATTTATGTTATTAAATGACGGTACTTATTCTACATTTGGAATTATCTATACATCTATTTTTACAATAGTAATTTTCTTTTTGGGATTATTAGTTTTTAACAAAACAGAAAAAACTTTTATAGACACTATTTAA
- a CDS encoding GNAT family N-acetyltransferase translates to MNLEIIPFELKYSKDFYRLNVEWLEKYFYVEPYDDKVLSNPKEYIIDSGGYIFFVKDENKIIGTVALINQKTYFELSKMAIQPDYQGLKIGQKLIAHCINFAKEENWNSITLYSHRKLVPAINLYKKVGFVGVPLEKEVHYERANIKMLFEF, encoded by the coding sequence ATGAACTTAGAAATAATTCCTTTTGAACTAAAATATTCTAAAGACTTTTACAGGCTAAATGTTGAATGGTTGGAAAAATATTTTTACGTAGAACCTTATGATGATAAAGTTTTAAGCAATCCTAAAGAGTATATTATTGATTCTGGAGGTTACATTTTTTTTGTGAAAGATGAAAATAAAATTATAGGTACTGTGGCCTTAATTAATCAAAAAACTTATTTTGAGTTGAGTAAAATGGCAATTCAACCAGACTATCAAGGTTTAAAAATCGGACAAAAATTGATTGCACATTGTATCAATTTTGCAAAAGAAGAAAATTGGAATAGCATTACATTATATAGTCACAGAAAATTAGTTCCTGCAATTAATTTGTATAAAAAAGTGGGTTTTGTAGGAGTTCCTCTAGAAAAAGAGGTTCACTACGAAAGAGCCAATATTAAAATGTTATTTGAATTTTAA
- the aroQ gene encoding type II 3-dehydroquinate dehydratase, whose translation MKIIIINGPNLNLLGKREPEIYGSKTFEEYFRELQLQFENVELYYYQTNIEGEIIDKLHEVGFSFDGIILNAAAYTHTSVAIGDAIKSIETKVVEVHISNIHAREEFRQHSYVSPNASGVLFGFGLKGYDLAIQSFL comes from the coding sequence ATGAAAATTATAATTATTAACGGACCAAATTTAAACCTTTTAGGAAAAAGAGAACCAGAAATTTATGGTTCTAAAACTTTTGAAGAGTATTTTAGAGAATTACAATTACAGTTTGAGAATGTAGAACTGTATTATTATCAAACGAATATAGAGGGAGAAATTATAGACAAGCTACATGAAGTTGGTTTTAGTTTTGATGGAATTATTTTAAATGCAGCTGCTTATACTCATACATCTGTTGCTATAGGCGATGCTATAAAGAGTATTGAAACCAAGGTGGTAGAAGTTCATATTTCTAATATTCATGCACGTGAAGAATTTAGACAACACAGTTATGTTTCGCCAAACGCAAGTGGAGTTCTGTTTGGTTTTGGTTTAAAAGGATATGATTTGGCGATTCAGAGTTTTCTCTAG
- a CDS encoding transporter produces MKKVFFIAFLAVASLGELNAQEGVLNGGFNIGVPTGDASDISNLTLGAELNYMFPVADGFTLGPSVQYSHFFGKDVDLIGGGTLEVSDASFLPISGAARFNVSEKFVVGANIGYAVGLDENNDGGFYYRPIVGYKIGGTTQLNLSYSGISNDGTNISNVSLGVMFGL; encoded by the coding sequence ATGAAAAAAGTATTTTTTATTGCGTTTTTAGCAGTTGCAAGTTTAGGGGAATTAAATGCACAAGAAGGAGTTTTAAACGGTGGTTTTAATATTGGTGTACCAACAGGAGATGCAAGTGATATTTCAAATTTAACATTAGGAGCAGAATTAAATTACATGTTTCCTGTAGCAGATGGCTTCACTTTAGGTCCATCTGTACAGTATAGTCACTTTTTCGGAAAAGATGTTGACTTAATAGGAGGCGGAACTTTAGAGGTTTCTGATGCTTCTTTTTTACCAATTTCTGGTGCTGCAAGATTTAATGTTTCAGAGAAATTTGTTGTAGGAGCAAACATTGGGTATGCTGTTGGTCTTGATGAGAATAATGATGGTGGTTTCTATTACAGACCAATTGTAGGTTACAAAATAGGAGGAACTACTCAACTTAATCTTTCTTATTCTGGAATAAGTAATGATGGAACAAACATTTCTAATGTTAGTTTAGGAGTAATGTTCGGGCTTTAA
- a CDS encoding TM2 domain-containing protein, with the protein MKKSLTIYTLLFAFFAFSFNTHASFPVKKNKEIVEVLKDNKVEKKEVTSFASVANSGKSQVTALLLSIFLGGLGIDRFYLGYNLLGVLKLITLGGFGIWYIIDLIMIITGDLQPKNGSYSKTL; encoded by the coding sequence ATGAAAAAATCATTAACTATTTACACATTATTATTTGCGTTCTTTGCATTTTCTTTTAATACGCACGCTTCTTTTCCTGTAAAAAAGAATAAAGAAATTGTAGAAGTTCTTAAAGACAATAAAGTTGAAAAGAAAGAGGTTACCAGTTTCGCAAGTGTTGCGAACTCGGGGAAAAGCCAAGTTACTGCTTTACTACTTTCTATTTTCTTAGGAGGTTTAGGTATTGACAGGTTCTACTTAGGTTATAATTTACTTGGTGTTCTTAAATTGATAACATTAGGAGGTTTTGGTATTTGGTATATTATTGACCTTATTATGATTATTACTGGAGATTTACAACCTAAAAACGGAAGCTATTCTAAGACACTTTAA
- the xerD gene encoding site-specific tyrosine recombinase XerD, which yields MNWQNAIKDYQMYLKIERGLSKNTIDSYSRDLEKLCLFLDENEINISPIAIDGIIVKQFIYDIAKKVNPRSQARIISGLRSFFDYLVFEDYRETNPTDLVETPKIGRKLPDTLSQDEIDALIAAIDLSHSQGERNRTILETIYSCGLRVSEAISLKISDLFFEEGFIRVLGKGNKERYVPIHTDAQKYVLIYEKEIRSYIKPKKGFEDTLFLNRRGKGLTRQMIFMILKDLAFKIDLKKKISPHTLRHSFATHLLQNGADLRAIQQMLGHESITTTEVYVHVDKTYLKDVVETFHPRK from the coding sequence ATGAATTGGCAAAACGCAATTAAAGATTATCAAATGTATTTAAAGATAGAAAGAGGCCTATCTAAAAATACAATTGATAGTTATTCTAGAGATTTAGAAAAACTTTGTCTTTTTCTAGATGAAAATGAGATTAACATCTCTCCTATTGCTATTGATGGTATTATTGTAAAGCAATTTATCTACGATATTGCAAAAAAAGTAAACCCAAGAAGTCAGGCAAGAATTATTTCTGGTTTGCGTAGTTTTTTTGATTATTTAGTTTTTGAAGATTATAGAGAAACAAATCCTACAGATTTAGTAGAAACCCCCAAAATTGGTAGAAAACTACCAGACACTTTAAGTCAAGATGAAATTGATGCACTAATTGCTGCCATCGATTTAAGTCACTCTCAAGGAGAGAGAAATAGAACTATTTTAGAAACAATTTACAGTTGTGGTTTGCGCGTTAGTGAAGCTATCTCTTTAAAAATTTCAGATTTATTTTTTGAAGAAGGTTTTATACGTGTACTCGGAAAAGGAAATAAAGAAAGGTATGTGCCTATACATACAGATGCACAGAAGTATGTTTTAATATATGAAAAGGAAATAAGAAGTTATATTAAACCAAAAAAAGGATTTGAAGATACCTTGTTTTTAAATAGAAGAGGAAAAGGTTTAACGCGTCAAATGATTTTTATGATTCTAAAAGATTTAGCGTTTAAAATCGATTTGAAAAAGAAAATAAGTCCGCATACTTTAAGACATTCTTTCGCAACTCATTTACTACAAAATGGCGCAGATTTAAGAGCCATTCAACAAATGTTAGGTCATGAAAGTATTACAACAACAGAAGTATATGTACATGTAGATAAAACGTATTTAAAAGATGTTGTAGAAACTTTTCATCCTAGAAAATAA
- a CDS encoding alkaline phosphatase family protein, with translation MKSIKLVSVVFLLVFAACNSEKKEEKAVVKDDSSKVFVITLDGLRWQELFSGADSLLVENKEYVGNGKELKKQFWKESAKERRAVLFPFIWNEVSKMGQIHGNRWEGSKMNLTNGMHFSYPGYNEILTGKADDKRITSNSKTPNPNKTILEIAEKTDAYKGKVAAFGSWDVFPSIVNEERSGLYVNAGFRKAKGTDLTEKERFLNELQDEIPSPWGGVRLDAFTHQFAVETLKKKHPKLVYISYGETDDFAHDGEYDAYLKSAKRTDEFIEKLWNFTQQDAFYKGKTTFIITTDHGRGTEPLATWKHHGNSIENTDQVWVIAFGNKIEAKGEIVSDEQLYTNQVAASVAKILDIEIPTDSIGKPFTFIK, from the coding sequence ATGAAAAGTATAAAATTAGTATCCGTAGTATTTTTATTAGTATTTGCCGCTTGTAACTCAGAAAAAAAAGAAGAAAAAGCGGTAGTTAAAGATGATTCATCAAAAGTATTTGTTATCACTTTAGATGGTTTGCGTTGGCAAGAATTGTTTTCTGGTGCAGATTCTTTATTGGTAGAAAACAAAGAATATGTTGGCAATGGTAAAGAGTTGAAAAAACAGTTTTGGAAAGAATCAGCTAAAGAAAGAAGAGCTGTTTTGTTTCCTTTTATCTGGAATGAAGTTTCTAAAATGGGGCAAATTCATGGGAACCGTTGGGAAGGAAGTAAAATGAACTTAACAAACGGAATGCATTTCTCATATCCTGGTTACAACGAAATTTTAACAGGTAAAGCAGATGATAAAAGAATAACGAGCAATAGTAAAACGCCAAATCCGAACAAAACTATTTTAGAAATTGCAGAAAAAACGGATGCATATAAAGGTAAAGTAGCAGCTTTTGGTAGTTGGGATGTTTTTCCTTCTATTGTTAATGAGGAAAGAAGTGGTTTGTATGTAAATGCAGGGTTTAGAAAGGCAAAAGGAACTGATTTAACTGAAAAAGAAAGGTTCTTAAATGAATTGCAAGATGAAATTCCAAGTCCTTGGGGTGGTGTTCGTTTAGATGCTTTTACACATCAATTTGCTGTAGAAACTTTAAAAAAGAAACATCCAAAATTAGTTTATATTTCTTACGGAGAAACAGATGATTTTGCACATGACGGGGAATATGATGCGTATTTAAAATCAGCAAAAAGAACCGATGAATTTATAGAAAAATTATGGAATTTCACGCAACAAGATGCTTTCTATAAAGGGAAAACTACTTTTATAATTACAACAGATCATGGTAGAGGAACTGAGCCTTTGGCTACTTGGAAACATCATGGGAATTCAATAGAAAATACAGACCAAGTTTGGGTTATTGCTTTTGGAAATAAGATTGAAGCAAAAGGGGAAATTGTTTCAGATGAACAATTATATACAAATCAGGTGGCAGCTTCTGTTGCAAAAATTTTGGATATTGAAATTCCAACTGATTCTATAGGAAAACCTTTTACATTTATAAAATAG
- a CDS encoding metallophosphoesterase family protein, which yields MKKNILISCCLFLVTQFLSAQKIEIAPYLQDAEPNAIKIMWQTNFGEESVVHWGTKKNELQNNTKGIAFDINFTEKRVHEVSLTGLKKFTTYFYKVQTGKAISDIYQFKTPAFKDFPKEINLVAMSDMQNDWQHPTKFKEIVEEGVLAYFDKNFEGDISENLAMVLIPGDLVENGTKFKQWEDDFFKQSEKLFSKVPVYPVPGNHEKNSDYFFKYFSLPKNGSPEYAEHWWYKDYANTRVIGLDSNNGYKDIKQQLVWLAKLLEETAKNDAIDFVFAQLHHPHKSELWIPGEEDFTGKVVKLLEGFTNKTNKPSLHFFGHTHGYSRGQSKEHKHLWVNVASAGGAIDNWGEFEGRDYDEFTVTQDEYGFVLATINTDKENPSFTLKRISRGNNIEFRNNELRDSITVYKKTIQPNTPILTDLNKEEKPIYKVLLKASTFKSKKKGAFHAGANWQVATTKDFSKKVYDSWKQHENWYYKENRQKNDDLTDETLDRKLNNNTVYYVRVRYRDQFLNWSNWSEIKTFKTIKQ from the coding sequence ATGAAAAAAAATATACTTATAAGTTGCTGTCTATTCTTGGTTACTCAGTTTTTGTCTGCTCAAAAAATAGAAATAGCTCCCTATTTACAAGATGCGGAACCAAATGCTATTAAAATTATGTGGCAGACTAATTTTGGTGAAGAATCTGTTGTGCATTGGGGAACAAAAAAGAATGAACTACAAAACAATACAAAAGGTATTGCTTTTGATATCAATTTTACGGAAAAACGAGTACATGAAGTCTCTTTAACAGGATTGAAAAAGTTTACAACCTATTTTTATAAAGTACAAACAGGTAAAGCTATTTCAGACATTTATCAATTTAAAACCCCCGCTTTTAAAGATTTTCCAAAAGAAATAAATTTAGTTGCTATGAGCGATATGCAAAACGATTGGCAGCATCCAACAAAGTTTAAAGAAATTGTTGAAGAAGGGGTTTTAGCATATTTTGATAAAAATTTTGAAGGAGATATCTCAGAAAACCTTGCGATGGTTTTAATTCCTGGAGATTTGGTAGAAAATGGAACAAAATTTAAGCAATGGGAAGATGATTTTTTTAAGCAATCAGAAAAATTATTTTCTAAAGTACCTGTATATCCTGTTCCCGGAAATCATGAAAAAAATTCAGATTATTTCTTTAAATACTTTAGCCTTCCAAAAAATGGAAGTCCGGAATATGCAGAACATTGGTGGTATAAAGATTATGCAAATACAAGAGTAATTGGTTTAGACTCTAATAATGGTTATAAAGATATAAAACAACAATTGGTGTGGTTAGCTAAATTGTTAGAGGAAACAGCAAAAAATGATGCAATCGATTTTGTTTTTGCACAATTGCATCATCCTCATAAATCTGAATTATGGATTCCAGGAGAAGAAGATTTTACAGGAAAAGTAGTGAAGTTATTAGAAGGTTTTACCAATAAAACCAACAAGCCTAGTTTGCACTTTTTCGGACATACACATGGGTATTCTAGAGGGCAATCTAAAGAACACAAGCACCTTTGGGTAAATGTAGCTTCTGCTGGTGGTGCTATTGATAATTGGGGCGAATTTGAAGGAAGAGATTATGATGAATTTACGGTTACCCAAGATGAATACGGTTTTGTATTAGCAACAATAAATACAGATAAAGAAAACCCTTCTTTTACCCTGAAAAGAATTAGTAGAGGAAATAATATTGAGTTTAGAAATAATGAATTAAGAGACAGTATTACTGTTTATAAGAAAACGATTCAACCAAATACACCTATCTTAACAGATTTAAATAAAGAAGAAAAACCAATTTATAAAGTACTTTTAAAGGCAAGTACTTTTAAAAGTAAAAAGAAAGGTGCTTTTCATGCAGGTGCTAATTGGCAAGTTGCAACTACTAAAGATTTTTCTAAAAAAGTATATGATTCTTGGAAACAGCATGAAAACTGGTATTACAAAGAAAATAGACAAAAAAATGACGATTTAACAGATGAAACTCTAGACAGAAAGCTAAATAACAATACTGTTTATTATGTGAGAGTTCGTTACAGAGATCAGTTTTTAAATTGGAGTAATTGGTCAGAAATAAAAACATTTAAAACAATAAAACAATAA
- a CDS encoding SusD/RagB family nutrient-binding outer membrane lipoprotein has translation MKNFKIIVFLITVVIFSSCEDLDINDNPNNVRVTHPDLLLTNIATSAFQVKGTGAMYASRMIVQTDGESSSQFYKWDRAGFGAFNSLRQVTKMMEEAERISDNSYKGIGHFFRAYYFYDLALTFGDVPYAEALKGETADLFQPKYSTQEAVFIGVLNELTKANSLLNGGNIITGDPIFKGDVSKWKKLVNSFRLKVLLTLSKKVGNSSLNIKNEFASIYNSQAIISAPEESARLEFVDVVDSRYTEFNSSGYGSGLYMASTFVDMLKEREDTRLFAISGQTKNAKEAGLATDDFSAYEGGNPIAAYNDVNLLAAAGKVSKVNDRYTKDPTTEAHNLLSFSEVQFILAEAAVKGWIPSTSAQVFYENGIKANFEFYRTYAKGYEAYYTQAVAVKYISGSKVNFINATSNAEKLELIITQKYFTSFLQGGWKMYFDHLRTGYPAFPYLGSDTPPTRWIYPLDEYNDNSENVKEAISRQFGGSNDGIRELTWWLK, from the coding sequence ATGAAAAATTTTAAAATAATAGTATTTCTAATAACGGTGGTTATTTTTTCTTCTTGTGAAGATTTAGATATAAATGACAATCCTAATAATGTAAGAGTAACGCACCCAGACTTACTTTTAACAAATATTGCAACATCTGCATTTCAAGTAAAAGGTACCGGAGCAATGTATGCTTCTAGAATGATTGTGCAAACAGATGGTGAAAGTTCATCTCAGTTTTATAAATGGGATAGAGCAGGTTTTGGTGCTTTTAATAGTTTAAGGCAAGTAACCAAAATGATGGAAGAAGCAGAAAGAATTTCTGATAATTCTTATAAAGGTATTGGTCATTTTTTTAGAGCTTATTATTTTTACGATTTAGCCCTAACTTTTGGTGATGTGCCTTATGCAGAAGCTTTAAAAGGGGAAACAGCAGATTTATTTCAACCAAAATATAGCACGCAAGAAGCTGTTTTTATAGGAGTTTTAAATGAGTTAACCAAAGCCAACTCTTTACTTAATGGGGGAAACATCATTACAGGAGATCCTATCTTTAAGGGAGATGTTAGTAAGTGGAAAAAATTAGTAAATTCTTTTAGACTAAAAGTTTTATTAACACTTTCTAAAAAAGTTGGAAATTCTTCTTTAAATATTAAAAATGAATTTGCTTCAATTTACAATTCACAAGCAATTATTTCTGCGCCAGAGGAAAGTGCTAGATTAGAATTTGTAGATGTGGTAGATTCTAGATACACAGAATTTAATTCTAGTGGTTATGGTTCTGGATTATATATGGCTTCAACATTTGTAGATATGTTGAAGGAAAGAGAAGACACTAGATTGTTTGCTATTTCAGGACAAACAAAAAACGCAAAAGAAGCTGGTTTGGCAACTGATGATTTTAGTGCATACGAAGGAGGAAATCCTATTGCAGCTTATAATGATGTAAACTTGCTTGCTGCTGCTGGAAAAGTTTCTAAAGTAAATGATAGGTATACAAAAGACCCAACAACAGAAGCGCACAACCTTTTAAGTTTTTCTGAAGTTCAATTTATTTTAGCAGAAGCAGCAGTAAAAGGATGGATTCCTTCTACTAGTGCACAAGTATTTTATGAAAACGGAATTAAAGCTAATTTTGAATTTTATAGAACATATGCAAAAGGATATGAAGCATATTACACACAAGCAGTAGCAGTTAAATATATCTCAGGGTCTAAAGTGAATTTTATAAATGCTACTTCAAATGCAGAAAAGTTAGAATTAATTATCACTCAAAAATACTTTACTTCCTTTTTACAAGGTGGTTGGAAAATGTATTTTGATCATTTAAGAACAGGTTATCCTGCATTTCCATATTTAGGTTCAGATACGCCACCAACAAGGTGGATCTATCCTTTAGATGAATATAATGATAATTCAGAAAATGTTAAGGAAGCAATTTCAAGACAATTTGGAGGTTCTAATGACGGAATTAGAGAGTTAACTTGGTGGTTAAAATAA